One Limisphaerales bacterium DNA window includes the following coding sequences:
- the argS gene encoding arginine--tRNA ligase — protein MIQRQIESRLQAAAAAVLPVADVSRVLVRVCADAKHGDFQSNALMALAKQRQMNPRQLATDVVTRLDVAEWCEPVEIAGPGFLNFRLRTDAVNTALQAALASDLPFIAPATTPRTVVVDFSSPNVAKPMHVGHIRSTILGDSLARVLRLLGHRVVTDNHIGDWGTQFGMLLLGWKTQLDEAALEADPIAELERIYKFINSEESLRDDARAELVKLQNGDAENLGIWQRMIELSQVQFDQVYSRLDIKFDETLGESFYNPELAGVVEDLVSKKIAEESEGAMAVFFPDDAQLADKPAIVQKSDGAANYTTTDLATLQHRLTEWAPQEIVYVTDGRQQLHFQQLFKIFRRWQPDVTARLEHVWFGSILGPDGKPFKTRSGEVVRLADLLDEAQERAFAVVSEKNPDLDETQRHEIARVVGLGALKYADLSNNRQTDYIFDWDKMLALQGNTAPYLQYAYTRVRSIFRKIDAPDFNNVTIAAQAPEELALAKHLINFGQTLEMVADDYRPNFLCNYLFELAGHFSRFYEACPVLKANEESERESRIALCELTGRVLKTGLDGLGIEVTEIM, from the coding sequence GTGATTCAGCGGCAAATTGAATCCCGCCTGCAAGCCGCTGCCGCCGCTGTGCTGCCCGTAGCCGACGTCAGTCGCGTGCTCGTGCGTGTGTGCGCGGATGCCAAGCACGGTGATTTCCAAAGTAATGCCTTGATGGCACTTGCCAAGCAACGGCAGATGAATCCACGCCAACTCGCCACCGACGTGGTGACCCGGCTCGATGTGGCCGAATGGTGCGAGCCAGTGGAAATTGCCGGGCCGGGCTTTCTGAATTTCCGTTTGCGGACTGATGCGGTGAATACCGCATTACAAGCCGCCCTCGCCAGTGACTTGCCATTCATTGCACCCGCCACCACGCCGCGCACGGTGGTGGTGGACTTTAGCTCGCCCAACGTCGCGAAGCCAATGCACGTGGGTCACATTCGCTCCACCATTCTTGGCGACAGTCTCGCCCGTGTGTTGCGCCTTCTCGGTCATCGCGTAGTGACCGATAATCACATCGGCGATTGGGGCACACAATTTGGAATGCTGTTGCTTGGTTGGAAAACTCAACTCGATGAAGCCGCGCTTGAAGCCGATCCCATCGCTGAACTCGAACGCATTTACAAATTCATCAATAGCGAAGAGTCGCTGCGCGATGATGCGCGCGCGGAATTGGTGAAATTACAAAACGGCGACGCGGAAAATCTTGGCATTTGGCAACGGATGATAGAGCTCTCGCAAGTCCAGTTCGATCAGGTCTACTCGCGGCTCGACATCAAATTTGACGAAACGCTGGGCGAAAGTTTTTACAATCCCGAACTCGCCGGTGTGGTGGAGGATTTGGTTTCCAAAAAAATTGCCGAAGAAAGCGAAGGCGCGATGGCGGTTTTTTTCCCCGATGACGCGCAACTCGCTGACAAGCCGGCGATCGTGCAAAAAAGCGATGGCGCCGCAAACTACACCACCACCGACCTCGCCACACTGCAGCATCGGCTCACTGAATGGGCGCCGCAAGAAATCGTGTACGTTACCGATGGCCGCCAGCAACTGCATTTCCAACAACTGTTTAAAATCTTCCGGCGTTGGCAGCCCGACGTCACCGCGCGCCTAGAGCATGTGTGGTTCGGCTCCATTCTCGGCCCCGATGGCAAGCCATTCAAAACCCGCAGCGGCGAAGTGGTGCGCCTTGCTGATTTGCTTGATGAAGCGCAAGAGCGCGCCTTTGCGGTGGTTAGCGAAAAGAACCCCGACCTCGATGAAACACAACGGCACGAAATCGCCCGCGTAGTCGGCCTCGGCGCATTGAAGTACGCCGACCTTTCGAATAACCGCCAAACCGATTATATTTTTGACTGGGACAAAATGCTCGCCCTTCAAGGCAACACCGCGCCGTATCTCCAATACGCCTACACGCGCGTGCGCAGTATTTTTCGCAAAATCGATGCGCCCGATTTCAATAACGTCACCATCGCTGCCCAAGCGCCTGAAGAATTGGCGCTCGCCAAGCATCTAATCAATTTCGGCCAAACCCTCGAAATGGTTGCCGACGATTATCGCCCGAATTTCCTGTGCAATTACCTCTTTGAACTCGCCGGCCATTTCAGTCGCTTTTACGAAGCGTGCCCTGTCCTCAAAGCCAACGAAGAATCTGAACGCGAAAGCCGCATCGCCTTGTGCGAATTAACCGGCCGCGTTTTGAAAACCGGATTGGATGGGCTGGGGATCGAGGTCACCGAAATAATGTAG
- the msrA gene encoding peptide-methionine (S)-S-oxide reductase MsrA produces MSADKATKPTKTEVATLGGGCFWCLEAVFERLPGVSKVESGYAGGKTLNPTYREVCNGTTGHAEVVQIYFDPKKIGYDQILSVFWQCHDPTTLNRQGNDLGTQYRSTIMPHNKQQTIIAEQSRKEWAKEFKEPIVTTLEPLEKFYTAEVNHQDYFRLNPGNPYCAFLIEPKLKALESKKIIPGRPNK; encoded by the coding sequence ATGAGCGCGGATAAAGCAACGAAGCCAACCAAAACGGAAGTGGCTACATTGGGGGGCGGATGTTTCTGGTGTTTGGAGGCGGTGTTCGAGCGGTTGCCGGGGGTGAGCAAGGTGGAGAGTGGGTATGCGGGCGGAAAGACGCTGAACCCCACGTACCGGGAAGTCTGCAATGGCACTACGGGTCATGCCGAGGTGGTGCAAATTTATTTCGACCCTAAAAAGATTGGATACGACCAAATCCTCTCCGTGTTTTGGCAGTGCCATGACCCGACCACGCTAAACCGACAAGGCAATGATCTTGGCACACAATATCGCTCCACCATTATGCCGCACAATAAACAACAAACGATTATTGCGGAACAAAGCCGCAAGGAGTGGGCCAAGGAATTCAAGGAGCCGATTGTCACCACGCTAGAGCCGCTTGAGAAATTTTATACCGCGGAGGTGAATCATCAGGATTATTTCCGGCTTAATCCTGGGAATCCATATTGCGCGTTCCTGATCGAGCCTAAACTTAAGGCGCTCGAAAGCAAAAAAATCATTCCGGGGCGCCCAAATAAATAA
- a CDS encoding orotate phosphoribosyltransferase translates to MTQEEALQIFRDTGALLDGHFILRSGLHSRQFFQCAQALQQMPVVEKLGAALADRVRDEAIETVVAPAMGGLVIGQEVARQLGVRFVFVEKDDNGSLVMRRGFSLAPDEKVLIVEDVITRGGRLQETIDIVRAQSADLRAVTIVVDRSNGNYKSDVPLHSLLAMEVETFEPDHLPEDLQATRAVKPGSK, encoded by the coding sequence ATGACACAGGAGGAAGCACTACAAATTTTCCGTGATACTGGCGCACTACTCGACGGCCATTTTATACTACGCAGCGGACTCCACAGCCGGCAGTTTTTTCAATGCGCCCAGGCGCTGCAACAAATGCCGGTGGTGGAAAAACTTGGCGCGGCCTTGGCCGATCGCGTGCGGGATGAAGCCATCGAAACCGTCGTGGCCCCCGCGATGGGGGGGTTGGTGATTGGCCAGGAAGTGGCGCGGCAACTCGGCGTGCGGTTTGTTTTTGTGGAAAAAGATGATAACGGCTCACTCGTGATGCGCCGCGGTTTCTCTTTGGCCCCCGATGAAAAAGTGCTCATTGTCGAAGATGTCATCACCCGTGGCGGACGGCTGCAGGAAACCATCGACATCGTCCGCGCCCAATCCGCCGACCTCCGCGCTGTCACCATCGTGGTCGATCGCAGCAACGGCAATTATAAATCCGATGTACCGCTGCACAGTTTGCTGGCGATGGAAGTGGAAACATTTGAGCCGGATCATTTACCGGAAGATTTGCAAGCGACCCGAGCGGTGAAGCCCGGGAGTAAATAG
- a CDS encoding DNA/pantothenate metabolism flavoprotein domain protein: MHCLVTAGPTVEPIDAVRRLTNHSTGRLGCGLADALARAGHRVTLLLSETAVHAPKCKKVHIVRFNTTADLREQLEAAAALRVKRVFHVAAVSDFTVKRPRKGKIPTTATLMLELKPTPKLIHSLRKWFPDAFLVGWKYEVEGGKKSTVTAARAQIKKCNTNACVANGPAYGEGFGVVADEVTHCADDAELFRWAGGITKAQ; this comes from the coding sequence ATGCACTGTCTTGTCACCGCCGGCCCCACCGTGGAGCCCATCGATGCTGTGCGCCGGTTGACCAATCACTCAACCGGCCGCCTTGGTTGCGGCCTGGCCGATGCACTTGCGCGCGCAGGGCATCGCGTCACGCTTCTACTTTCCGAAACAGCAGTGCACGCGCCTAAATGCAAAAAGGTCCATATCGTGCGCTTCAACACCACAGCCGACCTCCGCGAACAACTCGAGGCCGCTGCGGCGTTGCGCGTGAAGAGGGTGTTTCACGTGGCCGCCGTTTCCGATTTCACCGTGAAACGCCCGCGCAAAGGCAAGATTCCCACCACCGCAACATTAATGCTCGAGCTAAAGCCAACGCCGAAGCTGATTCATTCCCTTCGCAAATGGTTTCCCGATGCGTTTCTCGTGGGCTGGAAATATGAAGTCGAAGGCGGCAAAAAATCAACCGTGACCGCCGCCCGCGCCCAAATCAAAAAATGCAACACCAACGCCTGCGTAGCCAATGGCCCGGCGTATGGCGAGGGGTTTGGGGTGGTGGCCGATGAGGTAACGCATTGTGCGGATGACGCGGAGCTGTTCCGATGGGCGGGGGGAATAACCAAGGCCCAATGA
- a CDS encoding PTS sugar transporter subunit IIA, with protein sequence MTLSEIVQAEHIVPSLQATNRWEAIDELVDQLVSSGAIAAKDREAIIDAVKKRENSMSTGIGFGIGIPHASTDLIDEVVGALGRSGEGIDFEALDNQPVNLVVLFLVPQGQFQKHLHTLANIAKLLHNKDFRQSLEQAGDAEAIVKIISQPAKQ encoded by the coding sequence ATGACGCTAAGCGAAATAGTCCAAGCCGAACACATCGTGCCATCGCTGCAGGCCACCAATCGCTGGGAGGCAATTGATGAATTGGTCGATCAACTCGTGTCCAGTGGTGCCATCGCAGCCAAAGATCGCGAGGCCATCATCGATGCGGTCAAAAAACGCGAAAACTCAATGAGCACCGGCATCGGCTTCGGCATCGGCATTCCGCACGCCTCCACGGATCTCATTGATGAAGTGGTCGGTGCATTGGGGCGCTCAGGCGAGGGAATTGATTTTGAGGCGCTCGATAATCAGCCGGTAAATTTAGTGGTGCTGTTTCTCGTGCCGCAAGGTCAGTTTCAAAAGCACCTGCACACACTGGCGAATATTGCCAAGCTGCTCCACAATAAAGACTTCCGTCAATCACTCGAACAAGCAGGCGATGCAGAGGCGATTGTTAAAATCATCAGCCAACCGGCGAAACAATAG
- a CDS encoding M50 family metallopeptidase — protein MLLPLCVGVGRALGQLISQSGMLDTTVAPLTAGVGCMFLLYHYAPKPMWIYVFGHEFTHAAATMACGGRVKGMKVTSDGGHVLVTKDNFFVSLAPYFVPLYVVLVLAVFVGGRAIWGWNGPWAWGLFYWMLGLAYAFHVLLTWHILHTRQSDLTSQGYLFSAVIIFLGNALVLLLGLPHLIEGPDTLDAVKMAGAGTLDTFRELAALAVRAWDACNSALN, from the coding sequence TTGCTGCTGCCATTGTGCGTGGGCGTGGGGCGTGCCTTGGGCCAACTCATCTCCCAATCGGGAATGCTCGACACCACGGTGGCGCCGCTTACGGCGGGGGTGGGGTGCATGTTTCTCTTATATCATTACGCGCCGAAGCCGATGTGGATTTATGTGTTCGGCCACGAATTCACCCATGCCGCCGCCACGATGGCTTGCGGCGGGCGTGTGAAAGGAATGAAAGTCACCAGCGATGGCGGCCACGTGTTGGTCACAAAAGATAATTTTTTTGTCAGCCTCGCGCCGTATTTTGTGCCGTTGTATGTGGTGCTAGTGCTGGCGGTGTTCGTGGGCGGACGCGCGATTTGGGGTTGGAACGGGCCATGGGCGTGGGGATTGTTTTACTGGATGTTGGGATTGGCGTACGCATTTCACGTGCTGCTCACTTGGCATATTTTACATACCCGGCAGTCGGACCTCACTTCTCAGGGGTATTTGTTCTCGGCGGTCATTATTTTTTTGGGCAATGCACTGGTGCTGTTGCTGGGTTTGCCGCATTTGATTGAGGGACCTGATACGCTGGATGCGGTCAAAATGGCCGGTGCAGGGACGTTGGACACGTTTCGTGAATTGGCTGCGCTAGCGGTCCGGGCTTGGGATGCTTGCAATTCAGCCTTGAATTAG
- a CDS encoding menaquinone biosynthesis decarboxylase, whose amino-acid sequence MAFDSFRDFVNRLEAEGELRRISAPVATELEITEVADREMKRPGGGQALLFEHPTVNGKPSPIPLAINTYGSEKRMAMVLGRDSVEDAAAELNKLVKAKPPTSFGETFNLLGTALDLRHAKPTNVKSGPCKEVIHKFEDSEDRRQNPSTLNAQLSTLLNFPIQQCWPKDAGRFLTLPCVVTHDPDTGDRNLGMYRMQVFDDQTTALHWQLQKVAARHGRRYYEKGERMPVSVFLGGDPVYAFCASAPLPDGLDELLLAGWLRKKSVPLIKCETNDLKVPADADIVLEGYVDPTEPLRDEGPFGDHTGYYTLPEPYPAFHLTAITHRKDAIYPSTIVGQPPMEDFHLGGASVRLFLPILKMNFPELVDLALPAEGVFHNLVFVSIKKTYPMQAYKIMHGLWGAGQMMFAKYIIVVDEDVNVHDTSEVLFRLGACTDPQRDALFSRGPADVLDHATTEMAIGSKLGLDATHKLPGESGFHREWPPIITMDEAVKKNVDSILNNQQNK is encoded by the coding sequence ATGGCATTTGATTCGTTTCGTGATTTTGTAAATCGGTTGGAAGCTGAAGGGGAGTTGCGGCGCATTTCCGCGCCCGTGGCCACGGAATTAGAAATCACCGAGGTGGCCGATCGCGAGATGAAAAGGCCCGGCGGCGGTCAGGCGCTCCTCTTTGAACACCCCACCGTCAATGGCAAGCCAAGCCCCATCCCGCTGGCCATCAATACGTACGGCAGCGAAAAACGTATGGCGATGGTGCTCGGTCGCGATAGCGTTGAAGATGCCGCCGCCGAACTCAACAAGCTGGTCAAAGCCAAGCCCCCCACCTCTTTCGGCGAAACATTCAACCTCCTCGGCACCGCCCTGGATCTCCGCCACGCTAAACCAACGAATGTAAAAAGTGGCCCGTGCAAAGAGGTCATTCATAAATTTGAGGACTCAGAAGACAGGAGGCAAAATCCCTCAACTCTCAACGCTCAACTTTCAACTCTCCTAAATTTCCCAATTCAACAATGCTGGCCCAAAGACGCCGGACGCTTCCTCACCCTTCCCTGCGTTGTCACCCACGACCCTGATACCGGCGATCGCAATCTCGGGATGTATCGCATGCAGGTTTTTGACGACCAAACCACTGCCCTCCATTGGCAGTTGCAAAAAGTCGCCGCCCGCCACGGTCGCCGCTATTATGAAAAAGGCGAACGCATGCCCGTCAGTGTTTTCCTTGGCGGCGATCCCGTTTACGCCTTCTGCGCCAGTGCGCCGTTGCCCGATGGGCTGGATGAATTGCTGCTCGCTGGTTGGCTGCGCAAGAAATCCGTGCCATTGATCAAATGCGAAACCAACGACCTCAAGGTGCCCGCCGATGCGGATATCGTCCTCGAAGGCTACGTGGACCCCACCGAACCTCTTCGCGACGAAGGCCCCTTTGGCGATCACACCGGCTACTACACCTTGCCCGAGCCTTACCCCGCCTTTCACCTCACCGCCATCACCCATCGCAAGGATGCCATTTATCCGAGCACCATCGTTGGCCAACCGCCGATGGAGGATTTCCATCTCGGCGGTGCCAGCGTCCGGCTATTCCTGCCGATTCTAAAAATGAATTTCCCGGAGTTGGTCGACCTTGCCCTCCCCGCCGAAGGCGTCTTTCACAACCTCGTTTTCGTCAGCATCAAAAAAACCTATCCGATGCAGGCCTATAAAATCATGCACGGCCTTTGGGGCGCGGGCCAAATGATGTTTGCCAAATACATTATCGTAGTTGATGAAGACGTGAACGTGCACGACACCAGCGAAGTCCTCTTCCGCCTCGGCGCCTGCACCGACCCCCAACGTGACGCTCTCTTTTCCCGCGGGCCCGCTGACGTCCTTGACCATGCGACTACTGAAATGGCCATCGGCAGCAAATTGGGCCTCGACGCCACGCATAAACTTCCCGGCGAATCCGGTTTCCACCGCGAATGGCCACCAATTATCACGATGGACGAGGCCGTGAAGAAAAACGTCGATTCCATTTTGAACAACCAACAAAACAAATAA